Part of the Deltaproteobacteria bacterium CG2_30_66_27 genome, AGGATTCCGACGTCGGGGTGGGGAGGCCGTTTTCGTAAAACATCGTGTGATAACGCGTTGACGGGCAAAAAGCATTGTGGTACTGTTTTGCATCTTTGGCGATCCATCCGTTGGGACAAAACGGTCGAAGTGCAGATCACAACGAACGAAAGGAGAGGGGAATGAAGGGAAGGAAAGGGATGGTGGTGTTGGGAGTTCTCATGGCGGTCTTCCTGGCGGGGACGTTTGCCCAGGCGGCGGAACCGATCAAGGTCGGTGCGATCCTGTCGGTGACCGGCCCGGCGTCGTTCCTCGGAGCGCCCGAGGCGAGGACCCTCGAGATGCTCGTCGCGGAGACGAACAAGAAAGGGGGCGTCCTGGGACACAAGATCGAGCTGATCATCAAGGATTCCGGCGCCAACCCGGAGAAGGCCTTTTCCTTCGCCAAGCAGCTGATCGAGGAGGACAAGGTGTTCGCGATCATCGGTCCCTCGACGAGCGGCGAGACGATGAAGATCAAGGGCGTCGCCGAGGCGGGGAAGACGATCCTCCTGTCGTGCGCGGCGGCCGAGGCGATCGTCAACCCCGTGGCGAAGTACGTGTTCAAGACGCCCCAGAAGGACAGTGACGCGGTCCTGAAGATCTTCGAGCAGATGAAGAAGATGAAGATCTCCCGGATCGGTGTCCTTTCCGGCAACACCGGCTTCGGGAACGCGGGGAAAGGGCAGATCGAGAAGTTGGCGCCGGGGCACGGCATCACCATCGTCGCCAACGAGGTGTACGACAAGGCCGCCAGCGACCTGACGGCCGAGGTGACCAAGATCAAGGCCGCCAACGTCCAGGCGATCATCAACTGGTCGATCGTGCCGGCGCAGGCGATCGTGATCAAGAACGCGCGTCAGATCGGCCTGACGGTGCCCATCTTCCAGAGCCACGGGTTCGGCAACATCAAGTACGTCCAGGCCGCCGGCGTTGCGGCGGAAGGGGTCCTGTTCCCGGCGGGCCGGCTCCTGGTCGCCGACGTGCTACCGAAGGACCACCCCCAGAAGGCGCTCCTCGTCAAGTACAAGAAGGATTTCGAGTCCAACTACAAGGATGCGGTGAGCACCTTCGGCGGTCACGCCTACGACGCCTACACCATCCTCATCAAGGCGATCGAGCAGGCGAAGGGCACGGACAGGGAGGCGGTCCGGACCGCCATCGAGAACCTCAAGGGATTCGTCGGAACCGGCGGCATCTTCAACTTCTCGGCGACGGACCACAACGGCCTCAACGTCGACGCCTTCGAGATGCTGACGGTGAAGAAGGGGAAATTCGCCATCCATTAAGCGGGAATGCTCGGAAATCCCGGATAGCGCGATCGGGAGCACACGCGCAATGCGTGTGCTCCCGATCGTTTGATGAGAGGGCGCGGACCTGGAATTCTTTTTTCAATATCTGGTCGCGGGAATCACGTACGGGACGATCTACGCGATCGTCGCCATCGGGTTCAACATCATCTACAACGCGACCGGGATCATCAACTTCGCTCAGGGCGAGTTCGTGATGCTCGGCGGCATGACCGCCGTCACGCTGAACCAGTTCCTGCCGATGCCGCTGGCCATCCTGCTCGCGGTCGTCCTGACGACGATCGTCGGCGCGCTGATCGAGATCGTCTTCATCCGCTGGCTTTACAAGCCTTCGGTGCTGCGGATGGTCATCATCACCATCGGCGTTTCGATCCTGATCCGCGAAATCGCGTTGCACGTCTGGGGGGAAGGCGTCAAGGCGCTCCCCTATTTCACCGGTTCGTCGATATCCTCCATCAACCTGGGCGGGGTCTACGTCTCGTCGCAGGTCCTCTGGGTAGTCGGCGTCGGAGCCCTCGCGGTCGCGGCGCTGACCGCGTTCTTCAACCTGGCGATGCTCGGCCGGCAGATGCGCGCGTGCGCGGCGAACCGCGACGCCGCCCGCCTCTGCGGCATCGACGCGGGGAACATGGTCACCCTCTCGTTCATGATCAGCGCCGCGATCGGCGCCATCGGCGGCGCCGTCGTCTGCCCGATCACCTACGTCCAGTACGACAGCGGGACGCCGCTCGCCATCAAGGGGTTCACCGTCGCCATCCTCGGGGGACTCGGGAACAGCACGGGGGCCGTGGGGGCCGGGATGATCCTGGGGATCCTCGAGTCCTTCAGTATCTGGGTCCTGCCCACCGCGTACAAGGAGGCGATCTCGATCGCGATCCTGCTCGCCATCCTGTTCGTCAAGCCGAGCGGCATCTTCGGGAGCGCCGAGGCCGCCCGCCTCAAGGAATTCTGATGGCGCGAAGATACTTCGCCGTGGCCGCGTTCTCCGGCCTCATTGTCGCGATCCAGCTGGCGACCCTCTTTACCGGCACCGGCTTTTACCTCACCCAGTTGACCATGACCGCGTACTATTCGCTGGTCATCATCGGCCTCTGCATGCTCATCGGATACGCCGGGCAGATCTCCCTCGGCCATGCCGGATTCTTCGCCCTCGGCGGATACGTGGCGGCGTTCCTGACGACCTGCGACCTGAAGTCCCAGCATGGGGCCTTCTTTTCCCTCCTGGAGAAATCGGGGGCGCTGGTCTTCCGCCACGACGTTTACGGGGGCAGCCTCCTGACCGTTCATCCGTGGCTGGCCTGCGCGGCCGCGATCCTCCTGACGGCCGCCGTCGCGTATCTGGTGGGAGGTCCGGTCCTGAAGCTGAAGGGCCACTACCTGGCCATGGCGACCCTGGGGATCGGCATCATCGTCTACCGCATCGTCCTCGGAACCGAATTCCTCGGGGCCGCGGACGGGATCTCCGAAGTCCCCGGGTTCCCCCTGACGGCGGGGCTGGTGATCACCGGCGCCTCCTCCTCGCGGGTCTCCAACTATTACCTCGCATGGGGGCTGGTGATCTTAGGGATGGTGCTCCTGCTGAACCTGATCCATTCCCGGGTCGGAAGGGCCCTCGCGGCGGTGCATGGCGCCGAGGACGCGGCGGGTGCGATGGGAATCCCTACGGCCCGCTACAAGTTGAACGTGTTCGTGTTGAGCGCGGTGTTCGCCGCCCTGGCGGGGGTCCTTCTCACCCATTACAACGGCGGCATCGGCCCGTCCGAGGCGGGTGTCATGAAGTCGGTGCGATACGTCGCGATCGTCGCGATCGGCGGGATGGCGAACCTGTGGGGCGCCCTGTCGATGAGCCTCGTCCTGAACTACCTGTCGCTCCGCGGGTATTTCGGGACCTATGACGACGCCGTCTTCGGCGTCATCCTCATCCTGATCATGCTGTTCGCGCCCGACGGGCTGCTTCGGCGCCATCTCCTCTCCGACCTGAAACGGGTGTTTTCCCGGGATCCGTCCGAAGAGGAGGCGCCGTGACGCTTCTTTCGGTCCGGGGGATCAGCAAGCGGTTCGGCGGCCTCCAGGCGGTCAACGACCTTTCCTTCGATGTCGCCGCGGGATCGATCAAGGCGCTGATCGGGCCGAACGGCGCGGGGAAGACGACGATCTTCAACCTGGTCTCCGGCTCCCTTCATCCCGATCGCGGCGAGATCGTTTTCGAGGGGGCGAAGATCCAGACCATGTCGTCCTGCGAGGTCGCCGTCCGCGGTATGGTGCGGACGTTCCAGCATATCCGGCTCTTCCCGAAGATGACGGCCCTCGAGAACATCATGGTCGGCCGCCACGTGCACAGCCGTGCGGGGTTCCTCGCCGGGATGCTGAACCTCCCGTTCACGTGGGGCGAGGAGCGGCGGATCCGTGAAAAGAGCCTGGAGATCATGGAGTCGCTCGGCATCGCCGCCCATGCCGGGACGGAGGCGATCAGCCTCGCCTACGGTCAGCAGCGCGTCGTCGAGATCGGCCGGGCGCTCGCCTGCGAACCGAAGCTCCTCCTGCTCGACGAACCCGCGGCCGGGCTGAACATGCGGGAAACGAACGGAATGGGAGCGTTGATCTCGAGGATTCGCGACATGGGCGTCACCGTGCTCCTCGTGGAGCACGACATGTCGCTCGTCATGAAGATCTCGGACGAGGTCGTCGTGGTGAGCTACGGGGAGAAGATCGCCGAGGACCGTCCCCTCGCGATCCAGAAGAACCGGGAGGTGATCCGGGTGTACCTGGGGGGCGACGCGTGCTGAGGATCAAGAACCTCGAGTCCGGATACGGCCGGCTGAAGGTGCTGAAAAAAGTCACGATGCACATCGGGGCCGGGGAGATCGTCACGATCATCGGGGCGAACGGCGCCGGAAAGACGAGCCTCCTGAAGACGATCTCCGGACTGATCTCCGCACGGTCGGGCGAAATCCTCTTCGACATGAAGGATGTCGGGCGGCTGCCCCCGGAGAAGATCGTCTTCCTCGGCTGCTCGCTCGTCCCGGAGGGGCGCCAGGTCTTCGGTCCCATGACGGTAAAGGAGAACATCCTCCTGGGCGCCTACCCGCAGTACCGCAGGAAACGGGGGGACCAGGTCCGGGACGACCTCGAACGCGTCTACGGGCTCTTTCCCCGGCTCAGGGAGCGCGAGCGGCAGCTCGCCGGCACGCTCTCGGGGGGCGAACAGCAGATGCTCGCCATCGCGAGGGCGCTCATGGCCCGTCCGAAGCTGATCATGATGGACGAGCCGTCGATGGGGCTCGCGCCGCTGATCATCAAGGATATCTTCGCGATCGTCACGAGGCTCCGGGAGGAGGGGAACACGGTTCTGCTCGTCGAGCAGAACGCGAAGGCGGCGCTGGGCATCGCGGACCGGGGGTATGTTCTTGAAACCGGCAAGATTATCATGCAGGGGACGGCGGAAGACCTGCTCTCGAACCGCGAGGTACAACGGGCCTACCTTGGACGGGATCTGGACGCGGAAGAAACGATGTGAGGAGGGCGGAATGTACTGGGAACCGGACAAGGAGTGCATGGACCGGGAGGAGCTCGAGCAGCTCCAGCTCGAGCGGCTGCAGTCGACGCTCAACCGCGTGTACGCGCACGTCCCGTTCTACCGGAAGAAGTTCGACGCGCTCGGGATCTCCCCGGAGGAGGTCGACTCGCTCTCGGACCTCTCCCGGCTGCCGTTCACGACGAAGGAGGACGTGAGGGGGAATTACCCCTACGGGCTGTTCGCGGTCCCGCTTCGCGAGGTCGTCCGCATCCATGCCTCGTCCGGCTCGACGGAGACGTCGTCGGTCGTGGGCTACACGCGCAACGACATCAAGATGTGGAGCAAGCTGGTGGCCCGCGTCCTGGTCGCCGGCGGGGTGACCAAGGACGACGTCGTCCAGGTCTCGTTCCGATACGGTTTGTTCACGGGGGGGTTCGGGCTGCACTACGGCGCGGAGCGGCTCGGCGCCTCGGTGATCCCGGCGTCCAGCGGGAACACGGCCCGCCAGGTCCAGATCATGAAGGACTTCAAGACGACGGCGCTGGTGTCCACCCCTTCCTACGCGATGCTGGTCGCCGACACGATCCGCGAGATGGGAATCCCGGTTTCGGCGCTCTCCCTCAAGTACGGCCTCTTCGGGGGGGAGCCGTGGTCCGAGAAGATGCGCCGGGAGATCCAGGACGCGCTCGGGATCGTAGCCACCGACAATTACGGTCTCTCCGAGGTGATCGGGCCGGGGGTCTCCGGCGAATGCCTCGAGCGCAACGGCCTGCACATCAACGAGGACCATTTCCTCGTCGAGATCATTGATCCAAAAACACTTCAACCCGTGCCGCCCGGCCAGGCGGGGGAGCTCGTCATCACGACGCTGACCAAGGAGGCGTTCCCGATGGTCCGGTACCGGACCCGGGATCTCACCAGCCTACACACGGGGGCTTGCCCGTGCGGGCGGACGGGGCGCCGGATGAGTCGCCTTGCGGGCAGGACGGACGAGATGCTGATCATCCGTGGGACGAAGGTGTCCCCGGCCAATATCGAGTCCCTCCTGTTCGAGATCGAGGGGAAGGAGCCGAACTACCGGATCGTGATCGACCGGAAGGGGGCGATGGACGAGGTGACGGTCCTCGTCGAGGCCAACGGGGAGCCGCCGTTCGGGGAGGAGCGCCGGCACGTCGGGGCGACGGTGGAGACGATCCGGAAACGGCTGACCCACGAGCTGGGGGTGACGGTGGACGTGAAGCTCGTCGGGAAAAAATCGCTTGAACCGGTCGACGGGAAGACGAAGCGCGTCGTCGATCTCAGGAAGTTGTAGGGGGCGGAAATGGGTGCCGGGACCTTGTACGTCGTGGCGACGCCGCTGGGGAATCTCGAGGACATCACCT contains:
- a CDS encoding branched-chain amino acid ABC transporter substrate-binding protein, with amino-acid sequence MKGRKGMVVLGVLMAVFLAGTFAQAAEPIKVGAILSVTGPASFLGAPEARTLEMLVAETNKKGGVLGHKIELIIKDSGANPEKAFSFAKQLIEEDKVFAIIGPSTSGETMKIKGVAEAGKTILLSCAAAEAIVNPVAKYVFKTPQKDSDAVLKIFEQMKKMKISRIGVLSGNTGFGNAGKGQIEKLAPGHGITIVANEVYDKAASDLTAEVTKIKAANVQAIINWSIVPAQAIVIKNARQIGLTVPIFQSHGFGNIKYVQAAGVAAEGVLFPAGRLLVADVLPKDHPQKALLVKYKKDFESNYKDAVSTFGGHAYDAYTILIKAIEQAKGTDREAVRTAIENLKGFVGTGGIFNFSATDHNGLNVDAFEMLTVKKGKFAIH
- a CDS encoding branched-chain amino acid ABC transporter permease, with amino-acid sequence MEFFFQYLVAGITYGTIYAIVAIGFNIIYNATGIINFAQGEFVMLGGMTAVTLNQFLPMPLAILLAVVLTTIVGALIEIVFIRWLYKPSVLRMVIITIGVSILIREIALHVWGEGVKALPYFTGSSISSINLGGVYVSSQVLWVVGVGALAVAALTAFFNLAMLGRQMRACAANRDAARLCGIDAGNMVTLSFMISAAIGAIGGAVVCPITYVQYDSGTPLAIKGFTVAILGGLGNSTGAVGAGMILGILESFSIWVLPTAYKEAISIAILLAILFVKPSGIFGSAEAARLKEF
- a CDS encoding branched-chain amino acid ABC transporter permease; this encodes MARRYFAVAAFSGLIVAIQLATLFTGTGFYLTQLTMTAYYSLVIIGLCMLIGYAGQISLGHAGFFALGGYVAAFLTTCDLKSQHGAFFSLLEKSGALVFRHDVYGGSLLTVHPWLACAAAILLTAAVAYLVGGPVLKLKGHYLAMATLGIGIIVYRIVLGTEFLGAADGISEVPGFPLTAGLVITGASSSRVSNYYLAWGLVILGMVLLLNLIHSRVGRALAAVHGAEDAAGAMGIPTARYKLNVFVLSAVFAALAGVLLTHYNGGIGPSEAGVMKSVRYVAIVAIGGMANLWGALSMSLVLNYLSLRGYFGTYDDAVFGVILILIMLFAPDGLLRRHLLSDLKRVFSRDPSEEEAP
- the livG gene encoding high-affinity branched-chain amino acid ABC transporter ATP-binding protein LivG (Part of the ABC transporter complexes LivFGHMJ and LivFGHMK involved in the high-affinity transport of branched-chain amino acids; LivFGHMK is specific for the transport of leucine, while LivFGHMJ is a transporter for leucine, isoleucine, and valine), whose translation is MTLLSVRGISKRFGGLQAVNDLSFDVAAGSIKALIGPNGAGKTTIFNLVSGSLHPDRGEIVFEGAKIQTMSSCEVAVRGMVRTFQHIRLFPKMTALENIMVGRHVHSRAGFLAGMLNLPFTWGEERRIREKSLEIMESLGIAAHAGTEAISLAYGQQRVVEIGRALACEPKLLLLDEPAAGLNMRETNGMGALISRIRDMGVTVLLVEHDMSLVMKISDEVVVVSYGEKIAEDRPLAIQKNREVIRVYLGGDAC
- the livF gene encoding branched-chain amino acid ABC transporter ATP-binding protein (with LivGHMJ and LivGHMK is part of the high-affinity branched-chain amino acid transport system; LivFGHMK is specific for the transport of leucine, while LivFGHMJ is a transporter for leucine, isoleucine, and valine) translates to MLRIKNLESGYGRLKVLKKVTMHIGAGEIVTIIGANGAGKTSLLKTISGLISARSGEILFDMKDVGRLPPEKIVFLGCSLVPEGRQVFGPMTVKENILLGAYPQYRRKRGDQVRDDLERVYGLFPRLRERERQLAGTLSGGEQQMLAIARALMARPKLIMMDEPSMGLAPLIIKDIFAIVTRLREEGNTVLLVEQNAKAALGIADRGYVLETGKIIMQGTAEDLLSNREVQRAYLGRDLDAEETM
- a CDS encoding phenylacetate--CoA ligase, encoding MYWEPDKECMDREELEQLQLERLQSTLNRVYAHVPFYRKKFDALGISPEEVDSLSDLSRLPFTTKEDVRGNYPYGLFAVPLREVVRIHASSGSTETSSVVGYTRNDIKMWSKLVARVLVAGGVTKDDVVQVSFRYGLFTGGFGLHYGAERLGASVIPASSGNTARQVQIMKDFKTTALVSTPSYAMLVADTIREMGIPVSALSLKYGLFGGEPWSEKMRREIQDALGIVATDNYGLSEVIGPGVSGECLERNGLHINEDHFLVEIIDPKTLQPVPPGQAGELVITTLTKEAFPMVRYRTRDLTSLHTGACPCGRTGRRMSRLAGRTDEMLIIRGTKVSPANIESLLFEIEGKEPNYRIVIDRKGAMDEVTVLVEANGEPPFGEERRHVGATVETIRKRLTHELGVTVDVKLVGKKSLEPVDGKTKRVVDLRKL